Proteins from one Candidatus Roseilinea sp. genomic window:
- a CDS encoding ribonuclease P protein component gives MEKLARKEDFERVRREGARWRGKYCVLNAARAPAQADEPHGLQTRVGYITTRAIGSAVKRNRARRLLQEAMRHLSDSIAPGWDIVLIAQPSIIAESARMQQVQEDLLWLLNKAHLIRTAPIAK, from the coding sequence TTGGAGAAGCTGGCGAGGAAGGAGGACTTCGAGCGGGTTCGCCGAGAGGGCGCGCGGTGGCGGGGCAAGTATTGTGTGTTGAACGCCGCTCGCGCGCCGGCGCAAGCGGATGAACCGCATGGGTTGCAAACGCGCGTCGGTTATATTACTACGCGAGCGATCGGCAGCGCGGTGAAGCGTAACCGCGCGCGCCGGTTGTTGCAAGAGGCAATGCGTCATCTGTCCGATTCAATCGCCCCGGGCTGGGACATTGTGCTGATCGCGCAGCCTTCCATCATCGCCGAGTCGGCGCGCATGCAGCAGGTGCAAGAAGATCTACTGTGGCTGCTGAACAAAGCTCATCTGATACGAACGGCGCCTATCGCGAAGTGA
- a CDS encoding Maf-like protein codes for MNHLSQLPIPDSQSPISNLKSSILNSQSSIVLASASPRRRELLALLGVTFQVCPADVDETPLPDETPLETQCRITREKARIARKRLEVGDCAAQVEQLPISHAILNPQSPVSDPIIIACDTTVVLDGEMLNKPADADEARTMLRRLRGRTHQVQSAIVICWNGHERLDAVSSQVTMRHYSDDEIEAYIATGDPFDKAGGYAAQHPAFQPVDHIRGCPLNVVGLALCHVRALVPHLPDPAPVCVAFTGAPCPRVLDDPHHVVTRLASPRGSA; via the coding sequence ATGAATCATTTATCGCAACTGCCAATCCCTGATTCTCAGTCTCCAATCTCCAATCTTAAATCGTCAATCCTCAATTCCCAATCCTCGATCGTCCTCGCTTCTGCCTCGCCTCGTCGGCGTGAGCTACTCGCCTTGCTCGGGGTGACGTTTCAGGTGTGCCCGGCCGACGTGGACGAAACTCCGCTGCCGGATGAGACGCCGCTCGAGACCCAATGCCGCATCACGCGTGAGAAGGCACGCATTGCGCGCAAGAGATTAGAGGTTGGAGATTGTGCAGCCCAGGTCGAGCAGTTGCCTATATCGCACGCAATCCTCAATCCCCAATCTCCGGTCTCCGATCCGATCATCATCGCCTGCGACACCACGGTGGTGCTGGACGGCGAGATGCTGAACAAACCCGCCGACGCCGACGAAGCACGCACGATGCTGCGCCGCCTGCGCGGGCGCACCCATCAGGTGCAGTCGGCCATTGTGATCTGTTGGAACGGACACGAACGCCTTGACGCTGTTTCATCGCAAGTAACGATGCGCCATTACAGCGATGACGAAATCGAGGCCTACATCGCCACCGGCGATCCGTTTGACAAGGCCGGCGGTTATGCTGCGCAGCATCCCGCCTTCCAGCCCGTTGACCACATCCGCGGTTGTCCACTCAACGTCGTCGGCCTGGCGCTGTGTCATGTGCGCGCTTTGGTGCCGCACTTGCCTGATCCGGCGCCGGTGTGTGTGGCGTTCACCGGCGCGCCATGCCCCCGCGTGTTAGACGATCCGCACCACGTCGTTACACGCTTGGCGTCGCCACGCGGCTCAGCGTAA
- a CDS encoding rod shape-determining protein — protein MGILRAEIGIDLGTVNVLVYVRGKGIVIQEPSVVAILSREETVVEVGEEARQMYGRTPDEIEVARPLRDGVIADYQVTQRMLQHFVNKAKGFSLLPPRVVIGVPYGVTSVERRAVREAAIEAGAGEVFPIREPLAAAYGAGLPVDTATGNLVVDIGGGTAEAAVVSMNGIVVANSVRVGGLKLDAAIQNFIRRKYNLAIGEPTAEEIKINIGSALPLEEEMYMQVQGRDQVTGLPRTIEVSTNEIVEALQEPLAQISACVKSVLERTPPELASDIIDRGMALTGGTALLHKLDEYLTRETGVPAYVADAPIACVALGTGRALENIEVLKRTEFIG, from the coding sequence ATGGGCATCCTTCGGGCAGAGATCGGCATAGACCTCGGCACCGTCAACGTGTTGGTGTATGTGCGGGGCAAGGGCATTGTGATCCAGGAGCCCTCCGTCGTTGCTATTCTCTCGCGCGAGGAGACGGTCGTGGAAGTTGGCGAAGAGGCGCGCCAGATGTACGGCCGCACTCCCGACGAGATTGAAGTCGCCCGGCCGCTGCGCGATGGCGTGATCGCCGATTACCAGGTGACGCAGAGGATGCTGCAGCACTTCGTGAATAAAGCGAAGGGCTTCAGCCTGTTGCCGCCGCGCGTGGTGATCGGCGTGCCCTATGGCGTGACCAGCGTCGAGCGTCGCGCCGTGCGCGAGGCGGCCATCGAAGCCGGCGCCGGTGAGGTCTTCCCGATCCGCGAGCCGCTGGCCGCCGCATACGGCGCAGGCTTGCCGGTGGATACCGCCACAGGCAACCTGGTGGTTGATATCGGCGGCGGCACCGCCGAGGCCGCCGTGGTCTCCATGAACGGCATCGTCGTCGCCAACTCTGTGCGCGTCGGCGGCCTCAAGCTCGACGCGGCTATTCAGAACTTTATTCGCCGCAAGTACAACCTGGCCATTGGCGAACCGACTGCGGAAGAAATCAAGATCAACATCGGCAGCGCGCTCCCGCTGGAAGAAGAGATGTACATGCAAGTGCAGGGGCGTGATCAGGTCACCGGCCTGCCGCGCACGATTGAGGTCTCGACCAACGAAATTGTTGAGGCCCTGCAAGAACCGCTGGCGCAGATTTCTGCGTGCGTGAAGTCGGTGCTGGAACGCACGCCGCCCGAGTTGGCATCCGATATCATTGACCGCGGCATGGCGCTGACCGGCGGCACCGCCTTGTTGCACAAGCTCGACGAATACCTCACCCGAGAGACCGGCGTCCCAGCCTATGTGGCCGATGCACCGATCGCTTGCGTCGCCCTCGGCACCGGTCGTGCGCTTGAGAACATCGAGGTGCTCAAGCGCACCGAGTTTATCGGCTGA
- the atpC gene encoding ATP synthase epsilon chain, translated as MPLHLEIVTSERTVFSGEVDMVTVPGAGGVMGVLPHHAPVLSTLKPGELRVKIGDEVQEFAIGGGFVDIHDNRVIILADSAERADEIDIARAEAARARAEALLKNPPPNKEDLLKLEAALRRSTVRLNVAMRRRTHRGEAHN; from the coding sequence ATGCCGTTGCATCTAGAAATCGTCACAAGCGAGCGCACCGTATTCAGCGGGGAAGTGGACATGGTGACCGTGCCCGGCGCCGGTGGCGTGATGGGCGTATTGCCACATCACGCGCCGGTGCTCTCCACGCTGAAGCCGGGAGAGCTGCGCGTCAAGATTGGCGACGAGGTGCAGGAGTTCGCCATCGGCGGCGGTTTCGTGGATATTCACGACAACCGTGTGATCATCCTGGCCGACAGCGCCGAACGCGCGGATGAGATTGACATCGCCCGCGCCGAAGCGGCCCGCGCGCGTGCCGAAGCGTTACTGAAGAACCCGCCGCCGAACAAAGAAGACCTGCTCAAGCTCGAGGCGGCGCTACGTCGGAGCACGGTGCGCTTGAACGTGGCCATGCGCCGGCGCACCCATCGCGGTGAGGCGCACAACTGA